GACGGTTCGCGACACGGTATACGATGCGACACAATCGATGTACGAAAGTCTCGGCGAGGCTGACATCTCGTTGCTGACGGTGATGGGCAACCTGAGGCTGAACCTGACGGGCGCGCGCACGTGGAACGATCTGCAGCCGTTCGTGATTGTGGGGGCCGGAGTTGCGGTTGACCTGGCGGGCGGCTCGGATATCGAGGCGGAGATGCCTTCAAACGCCCGGTTCGACTTCGGCACGAGTTTCGCCGGACAGCTGGGTGCCGGTGTAGACTGGTTCCCGACTTCGCGTGTGTCGCTCCGCGTGGATGCGCGCGACATGTTCTGGAAGCTGCCCGTGCCCGAGGCGTTTCTCTTCACGGAGAACGGGGCCAGGCTTTCACGTTCGGAATGGGAGCAGAACTTCGCGCTGGCGGCGGGTCTGTCGATTCATTTCTGAGCGGAGGTACAGCAT
This Longimicrobiales bacterium DNA region includes the following protein-coding sequences:
- a CDS encoding outer membrane beta-barrel protein, translated to MKRTHTIWILATAAAAAFTQPASAQQIDSPYRFLDHSQFGSLWGGYVSPSNGSIDNGPEAGPMFGAAWALRVSGPFAINVEAAYMPSTRTVRDTVYDATQSMYESLGEADISLLTVMGNLRLNLTGARTWNDLQPFVIVGAGVAVDLAGGSDIEAEMPSNARFDFGTSFAGQLGAGVDWFPTSRVSLRVDARDMFWKLPVPEAFLFTENGARLSRSEWEQNFALAAGLSIHF